Part of the Marinifilum sp. JC120 genome, CGCAAAGAAACTGACCGGGCTGGGAAAGTTCACGAACCGGTGTCAGAGGTTTGCCGTAAAGCTCAAGGGCGTCCTGCTCGCTGAGGTGAACGTGACGGGCGGAAAGCTCTACAGGAATAGGCTCGCTTGCTCCGGTAGATACGGAAACGTGCGGAGCTTCGGTCTTCAGCTGGTCGATTACGCCTTTGATGACCCCTTCCATGATATTATTAATGACTTGTTCGTTCATGCTCATTTCTGTGTGAAAAATATTGTCCGTTCTGATCAGGTATCGCGCCGGGCGCGGTACGGCCTACTTTAATATGGCCGGGGAAGGAAAGAGCATGCGGGCAAAGCTTTCCTCCCCCGGCCTTGATGCCTCCGGCAAACCGAAGGCATTCAAGACTAATTAACCTTCAGACTTAGGAAGGATGATTTCAACTTCGCCGTGGGGGCGGGGGATTACGTGTACGCTGATGAGTTCACCAACGTTCTGAGCAGCTGCTGCGCCAGCGTCAGTTGCTGCTTTAACAGCACCAACATCGCCGCGAACCATAACGGTTACGAGACCGCCGCCAACCTGAGTCTTACCGACCAGAGTTACGTTTGCTGCTTTTACCATTGCGTCAGCAGCTTCAACAGCGCCAACGAGACCTTTGGTTTCAATCATACCCAGTGCGTTCAATGAGGACATTTTTGTTCTCCTTTAAATTGATTTATCGGCCTTTCGGCCACCCTCTATTCCCTGTACGGGAATCGCTTTTTATATTTTCGAGCGGGAAGTTCAGACTTCCGGCTATACCATCTGCTTAAGCTGCTCGACGATCATGGCAGTGATTGCCTGAACATCGATGGACTCGGAATCGGATGCATGAGCCGCAGGAGCGGATTCGCAAGAAAAATTTCCGAGATCGTAAGCCATTCTTCTCACGTTCATGAGGTTGAGCGGAGTAACGTTATCTGAAGTGGAGCTTCCGCCTACAGTACCGCAACCAAGGGTAAAAGAGGGGAAGAGAGAGGTAGTGAGGCCTACAGCACCGTGGGTGGACGGAGTGTTAACCAGCATTCTGGAAACAGGCTTCTTCATACCGAATTCACGGATAACTTCTTCGTTCTTGGAATGGATGGCCAGGGAATGACCAATGCCGCCGTTTTCGAGCAGCGCGTGGCACATCTCGCAAGCACCTTTCCAATCTTCAACAACGTAGAAACCAAGCAACGCGGTAAGTTTTTCCTTAGAGAAAGGATACTTGTGACCGACACCTTTTTCGTCAGAGACGAGCAGGCGGGTTCCGGCAGGCACGGAAATTCCGGCCAGCTTGGCAATGTAACCGGCATCGCGGCCTACGATTGCGGGGTTCATAGAACCGTTACCGCGTTCCATGACAGCTTTAACCTTGGTCAGGTCTTCGCCGTAAAGGAAGTAACCGCCCTGTGCGATAACTTCAGCTTTGACCTGCTCGGCAATGCAGGACTCGGTGATAATGGACTGCTCGGATGCGCAGACAGTACCGTTATCAAAGGTCTTACTTGCAAAAATCTTGGTGACCGCATCTTTAATGTCAGCGGATCTTTCAATGTAGGCGGGAACGTTACCAGCACCTACGCCGAGAGCGGGGGTACCGGAGCTGTATGCAGCCTTAACCATGCCCGGACCGCCGGTTGCGAGAATGAGATCGGAAACTTTCATGAGCTCGCCGCTACCCTGAATGGTAGGCACGCTCATTACGCTAACCAGATCTTCACTTACGCCGCAGTCGTGCAGTACGGAACGGATAATTTCAACGGTCTTACCGATACATTTCTTTGCACTGGGGTGCGGGGTGAAAACAATCGCGTTCCCGGACTTCAAGGCAATCATGGATTTGTAGATAGTCGTAGACGTGGGGTTGGTGGAGGGAACGATCCCTGCAATAACACCCATGGGAACGGCGATCTCGACAATCTTCTTTTCCTTGTCGTCGCAAAGCACACCGATGGTCTTCATATCTTTGATGGCTTCGTAAAGGCTCTGACTTGCAAGAACGTTCTTGGTCTTCTTGTCTTGAACCTTACCGAAACCGGTCTCTTCAACAGCGAGTGCTGCAAGGGACTCCGCCTGAGCGTAAGCTGCTTCGGAAATAGCCTTTACAATGCCGTCAACCTGTTCCTGAGTCATTTCCACCAGATCAGCCTGTGCTGTTTTAGCGGCACGAACCAGTGAACGGGCTTCTTGAATGGACAATAAATCCTTGTCTACCATTGGATTACTCCTCTATCTGCCTGGTAACATTTATAATCGCGTCAATAAGTGTCTTCTTGGTGGCTTTCTTGACCTCTTCATTGGTCAAGGAAATACCGTCCAAGTTTCTGGCAATCTGCCGGACCTTACTGATTTTCATTTTCCTGAGTTCCGCTGCCCGATACTTCGGGTCTTCCTCTGCCGGGGCAACTTCCTTTACTTCGGGAGCAACCGGGGCTTCAGGTGCGAACTCTTGCACTGCCGGGGCTTCGGATTCCTTTTTCGGAGATTCCAAAGTTTCGACTTTTTCTTCCGCAGGAGCTGGTTGAGTCTGCTCTGCCGCAGAAGCGGGAGATTGTGCTACTTCCCGTGAAATTTCTTCAGCTTTCGCAACAGGCACGCTGGTTGCGATAATCTTTTCCAGTTCATCATAGGGACGGGCGATCACATGACGGGAAACCAGCTCTGCACCTTCAATGCGTGCGATAGCTGCTGCCCCGGCCTCAACAGAGGCCTGCACTGCGGAAACCTCGCCGCAGACAGTGATGGTCACCAGTCCGCCGCCGGAAATATTCTTTTCCAGAAGATTTACTGCGGCGGCCTTAAGCATTGCATCCGCGCCTTCAATGGCGGCCAGCAGTCCTTTCGTTTCAATGAATCCAAGTGAGTTCATAGCTCTGTTCTCCCTAATCGCTGCTTTGTCTTAGTGTCTAACCACTGAGACCGGAAAATTGTACTTACTGATGGCCTGCTCAATGCGTTCGAGATCGGCATTGCTCAATTTGGGGTCACCTTCCACCGGATATTCCCAACCGAGTTGGGTGTACTTGTTCACGCCCATCTTGTGGTATGGAAGCAGATCCACCCCTTTGAAATTTTTAAGATCCTGATAAGGCTTGAGCATTTTCACAAGTTGCAGAACTTCTTCTTCGCCGTCGTTTACGCCCTTGAGCATGGGCATTCTGATCTTGACGTTGTTCCTGTTCTCAAGGAGCCAGATCAGATTCTGGAGAATCATCTCATTACGCACACCGGTAATTTCGCGATGACGCTCGGAATTCATGTGTTTGACGTCGTAAAGGAAGAGATCCACGAATGGAGCCACTTTTTCGATAACTTCAGGACGGGCATAGCCGCAGGTCTCAATGGCGGTGTTGATGCCGCGCTGCTTGCAGGCCTGAAGCAGACTTGCTGCTGCCTCGGGCTGGGCCAAAACCTCTCCTCCGCCGAGAGTCACACCGCCGCCGGAAGTTTCGTAAAAAGGGCGATCCTCTTCGATCATCTCGACAAGTTCGGAGATGCTCTTTGATTCACCAACGATTGCCAGAGCACTTTGCAAGCAGGCATGTTCACACTTGCGACAGCCCACACACTCGGCATCACGGTCGATGAAATGTTTTCCTGCTCCGTCCATTTTATGGACACCGGCGGGACAGACGGAAACACAGTTTCCGCAATTTACACACTGATCCTGCTTATAAAGGATCTGGTAGCGTTTATACTGTCCCTCGGGATTCGAACACCATTCACAGCGCAGGGGGCAACCCTGGAAGAATACGAGAGTTCTCACTCCCGGACCGTCGTGCATATTGTATTTCTGTACGTTGAATATCTGTGCTTTTCTTTCAATCACGGTACTATTCTCTTGCTGTGCTGTTACTTCAAATCCCGAGGGACTTTTATTCAATCAGTAATTGAACCTAGATCGCGTTCATCATGGTACGGCTGATAATTTCATCCTGTACGTCTTTGCAGAGTTCTACGAAGAACGCGGAGTAACCGGCCACGCGAACAACGAGGTCACGGTACTTCTCGGGGTGCTTCTGAGCGTCGAGCAGGGTTGCGTTATCAAGGTAGTTGAACTGCATTTCGCCGTTACCCAGTGCGCTTGCAGTACGCATCAGGGTAATGATGGAGTTTTCACCTTCGGGGGTGTCGAGCAGTCCGGACATGATCTTGAAGTTATGAACCATACCGATATTCATCAGGTCGTTTGCCATCTTGGAAACAGACTTGATAACCGCGGTGGGTCCTTTGTAGTCCGCACCCTGAGTCGGGCTGATGCCGTCGGAAAGAGGCATCCATGCGTCACGTCCGTTCGCGGATGCGCCGAGGAGCTGACCGAAGGGAGTGTTGTTGGAGATAGACAAGGTTCCGTGGCTGAGTACGGAGTACAGGGTCTTGTACTTGCGGTGCTCAGTTTCGGTGAAGTGAACCAGATCAGCAGCGATCATGTCGGCGTAGTCATCGTCATTGCCGTACTTGGGTGCTGCGAGGCAGTCAGCCTTCATCTGATCAAATCCCTTAAATTCAGCAACGAGAGCTTCGTTCATCTGAGCAAGGGTGTACTTTTTGTCTTCATAAACCAGCTTTTTAATGGCGGCCATGGAGTCCGCGTAAGTGGCGAGACCGGACCAGACAACGCCGGGACCGAAGTTGTACATGGCGCCGCCGGAGGCTACGTCAAGTCCGGACTCCATGGTGCCTTCGTACATAAGGGACATGAGGGGTTTGGGAGCATGTTCCCTATGAACGCGCTGGGAAATTACAGTAGCTACGCTAGTCCACTTGGTAACGTATTTGATCATTTCCTTAACGGCACCTTCGAATTTCTCGTAAGTGTCGTAGGATTCAAGAGAACCCATATCCGGGCAAACCTGCTTGCCGTACCAGAGAGGCACACCGTGGTTCATGACCAGCTCGATGCAGATAGGCCACTGGGTGTAAGCAGTGGAGGTCCACTGGTAGAGACGGCCGGACTTCTGGGGTTCAACACAACCCATCAGGCAGTAGTCGCGTGCATCTTCCATGGATACGCCTTTAGCGAGCATCATCTTGATGTGAGCATCGTCAAAGTGAACTGCGGGAAAGCCCATGCCGGAACGAATAACATCAACAATTTTCTTTAGGTACTCGTGGGGAGATTTGTTGTGAACACGGGTAGCCAGAGAAGGCTGGTAGACCTTAACGTGACGGACTGCATCCATGAGCAAGTAAGTCAGATCGTTGGTTGCATCATAACCTTCACGGGTGACACCACCGACGCACATGTTAACGAAAGGCTGGTAACCGGCGAAGAACTTGGAGGCATCTTCACTGGTGATCCACATCATTTCGGACATCTTGATGAGCATACAACCGGCGAGGTCGAAAGCTTCATACTCGGTCATGCGTCCGGCTTCGAGGTCAGCCTTGAAGTAGGGGTACATGTACTGGTCAACACGACCGATGGACATACCGGTCTGGTTTTCTTCAACAACCAGCAGAGACTCAACAGTCCATACTGCCTGAATAGCTTCCCAGAAGGTTTCGGGCTTGTGTGCGGGCACACGGGCGTTGACTTCGGAAATCTTGAGCAGTTCAGCCTTACGCTTAGGATCAGTTTCCTGAGCGGCCTTTTCTGCTGCGTACTCGGACATACGCTTGGCGTAGATCATTACACCTTCAGCGGTGTCGATTACAGACTTGTAGAAGTAGATCTTGTCCAGATCGTCAGGGTTCTCATAATCGAGGTTGTCGAGGTGTGCCTGAGCTTCGGCTTTGATGTCGAGCATGCCTTTTTTCATAAGGATGACATCGTAACCGGGGTTGGAGTCACCACCACCGTTTACTGCGTGGTAGGAGCAATCGGAAACATAGGATTCACCGGAAAGTTCCCAGAGACCTGCTTCGCGATACTGGCCTTCGCAGTATTCGTCGATGGATTTGTTTTCCCAAAAGGGGAAAAGCTCTTCCTTCATGTATTTCTTGTCTTCTTCAGAAATATGGAAGGGGTCCTGCGGACGGGAACCGATGGTTTCCAACTCGTCTTTCATCCAGCGCCATGCGATTTCAGGAGAAAAAGAACCTCTGCGGGGTGCGCCGGAGGGGTTACCTACGATGAGTTCATTATCCTGAATTACCAGCGGAGCCTGTTCGCAGCTCGCTTTGAAGCTTTTACCACGCAGGATAGCTGCGGGCAGGCCGGGGAATTCTTTAGTAATCTCAGTCATCACGCGAGCGGACTCAACACTGATGGAGGGAACCTGCTTGAGGAAGTTCTCTTTCAGTTTAACGTGACGGTCAGTAGGACCATTGGGGATACCCTTGGTCTCGGTGCAGGATACCGCAGCAGCAGACTGCTCTGCTTTTTCTTTGAAAACCTCGGCAGAAACGCCCTCGAAAATTTTCTTCAACGAGGCACGTTCGGTATCAGTAAGGTTCTTGGTTGCTTCAGCAAGCTTGTTGGAAAAACTTTGAAGATCCACTGTATTTCCTCCGTTTAATGGATTTGATTCTTAGCGATCCGCAGGATCATCTATGGCTTCAATGGCCGTTTGCAGGATCTGTTGAATAACCTGCACCATATTGGAATCGTTTACTTTTGTTTTATATTGATCACCTGTCTGGCCATTCTGTCCCAGCACATCTTCCGCACGCCTAACCCCGCAACCGACCTTCCTGATATAGATAAGGTTCATGGGGGAGACGTTGTCGGAAGTAATCCCGAATCCGGCAGATGAACTGCCCAGAGTCATTGAGGGGAATAGATTGGTAGTGGCACCCATGCCGCCAAAAGCTGCCGGGGTGTTGACCAGAAGGCGGCCAACAGGCTTCTTGAGAGCGAACTGGAGAATCACGTCCTCATCTGCGGAGTGAATAACCAGTGTATGGGCATTCCTTTCGTGGAGCAGCAGCTCAATGCACTTTTCACAGGCGTGCATCCAGTCGTCCTCCACATAAAGGGCCAGAACAGGGGAAAGAAATTCTCTGTAGTAAGGGTCGGTGTCGGAAACGTATTTACGTTCCGCCACCAGTACGGTGGTATTTTCGGGCACGCTGAACCCGGCTCTACGAGCCAGTGTCTGAGCGGCTTGTCCGGCCATGCCTTTCCTGCGCTGTCCGTCAGGCGCGATGAACAGTGCGGCAAGAGCTTCGGCCTCGCTCTCGGACATAAAGTATGCCCCGCAGGAATTCAGCGACAAACGGACATCATGGGCAACACAGGAATCGACAACGATGGATTGCTCCGCAGAAGGAGCAATCCCGTTATCAAAAGTCTTGCTGGCAATGATATCTTTAACAGCCTGCCCAATGTCGGCAGAACGTTCGATAAAAGCCGGACCGTTGCCGGTTCCCCCGTAAATGACCGGTTTGCCGGTTTTCTGGGCATATTCGATCATCCCGGGAACTCCGGTAACCATGACCAGCGATATGTTCCTGTGATTCATCAGTTCACAGGTTCCGCTCTTGGTAACCGTCTCCAAATAGGAAAGACAGCCTTCAGGAAGCCCACAGGCTTCTCCGGCTTCGATCATGATATCCAGAACCCGGCCGATGCTTTTTACTGCACCGGGATGGGGGGAAAAAATAACACCGTTTCCAGATTTGATCGCAATCAGGGTATTATAAATTGTGGTTGAAACCGGACCGGTCACTGGACAAAGAGCAGCGATAACCCCAACGGGCACACCGATGTCGGTAATCTTCTTCTGCGGGTCTTCATTGATAACACCCACACAGCGCATACCGCGCAATTCCTTACGGACCTGATTACAGACGAAGCGGTTCTTGACCAGCTTGTCCTGCCATTTGCCGCCGTCAGTCTCTTCATGAGACATGAGCGCCAGCTCCTCAGCATGCTCCTCAACCGCGTCCGCAAGGTGCTCGACTATTTCATCAAGCTTCTCCTGCGGGAAGGTTGCCAGCTTTTTCTGTGCCTCGTGAGCAACTTCCGCCAGAATTCTGGCTTGCTGGATGGAGAGCAAATCGTTGTCAACAATCATCGCCTACCCCTTTACCTGTGACTGAAACGTTACTTTAATATCCGGTTCCGCCTGCTTCCGAATTAAGGGAGCAGGTTGTCGATTGCGTAAATCTTGGTGATCTGTTCCAGATCGCGATGGGGTGTGGGGATAACAAGAGATGCGTATACTTTCGCTTCCATCTGTTCCACAGCCTTCACACCTGCTTCAACAGCGGCCTGACAAGCTGCCACATCGCCCTGAACCAGTACGGAAATATATCCGGAAGCAACGTTTTCGTAGCCGATGAGCTCTACGTCTGCGGCTTTCATCATGGCGTCTGCCGCCTCAAGGATGAAAACAATACCGAATGTTTCAATTAAGCCCATTGCCCGGGGACGGGGGCCGGAGTAATCAGTATCGTCCGTGGTCTCCACACCATGAACAGACACGATGTCGCCGACGCCGCGAATGGGGCGGGGCATAACGTTCTGAGCAGTAAGTTCACCGATTTCAGCAGCAGTAGCAGCTCCGGCATCAACAGAAGCCTTTACTGCTGCGACATCACCCTTAACCATAACGGCTACGAGGGTAGAACCGATGTTTTCATAACCAACGAGTTTAACATCTGCTGTTTTAAGCATCTGGTCCGCGCCGCCGATGGACGGAACCATTCCGAGAGTTTCGATAAGCCCGAGGGCCTCTTCGCCTTGGTACCTCATGTAATCTCCATTGAGCTGGTATTGCAGTTCAAAACCATGACTTATGACTTTTGACGGATGCTTTTCTTAAGAATCCACCTTTTCCACATCCTGCAACCAGCCTAGCCCCTGACCTAAGGGGGAAGGTCAATAAGGATTTCACAAATTTAGCAACTTTTTTTGTAACACCTTAAAAAACAAGCCTTTTAAACAGTGACAATTTCGTCACGACAAAAACTACATGATTCTCGAAATCAATTAGATTATTCGCGCAATACATCTCTGCGAGTTTCATGTTCACCAAGCAAAATAAGGATTGAACCAACATTCAGTTTCAGATCTGTAACACGACAAAATTTGTCGATTTGCGGCACAGGAGTGTCAAATCATCAACTGATCAGCGACCCTAATTTGTCACACGAATGTAACGTTGTGAGCTTGTGTTTTATCTTTAACGAAGTAACTTGGTAGGTAATCGTGGGTAATTATTTTCTATTTTTTAAAGCAGAACTCTAAACTACTAATTTTATGGACATTATATCTTCTTTACCGATCTCCAAACCTGCATTAACAGGATCATTTCACAGCTAATCAAAAAAACCGCATTGACCTTCCCCTTAAGGGAAAGGATATAAATTTAAGAACTAGGACCTTCCCGCTAGGGGAAGGGTGTTTTTTCCCTGCTATGTGGAAGCGAATTCATAGACCAGTGATGTAAATGCAGGGATCGAGGGTGTGAATTTCAGATTAACTTTTAATGATTAAGGAGACGACCATGGGGGAAGCAACTATTGCAATCAACCCGGCAGCCGTCGCTGCAAAGCACAAGCTGGCGACCAGCTTTAAAAGAAAGGGTATTGTTATCGCCCTTCTTTCCGGACTGCTGTATGGTTTTTACACTGCATTCATGACTTTGGGCATGTCTAAAGGTATCTGGGTGGAATGGTACGGTGAGAATTCCGGACTGTCCGCATTTACGGTCATGTATCTCTTGAGCGCCATCGGCGCGGCAACCACCGACACATGCAGCGCACTCTGGGCTGTAGGTATTGCTGGCTTCCGCGGCCGTTTTGCCGACTTTGTTCGCTGCATCAAAACTAAACCCGGCATGGTAATGGTCGGTGCCGCGATAATCGGCGGGCCTCTTGCAAGTACCGCTTATGTTGTAGGCCTTCAGCTTGCCGGTTCTCTGGTAGTTCCCATTGCAGCACTCTGCCCGGCTGTAGGTGCTATCCTCGGCCGCTTCCTTTTTAAACAGGAACTCAATGCCCGCATGCTGATGGGTATCGCCATCTGCTTTGGCGCCAGCTTCATGATCGGCTCCACCAGCCTCGACGGCGCAGGCGGCCCCAACCTGATGCTCGGCCTCTTCTTCGGCTTTCTCGCAGCTGTATGCTGGGGTATCGAAGGTTGTGTATGCGGTTACGGTACTTCCATGATCGACCCCGAAATCGGCATCACTATCCGTCAGGTTACCGCTGGTTTCTCCAACCTTTTCATTCTCGTACCCCTGTTCGGCTTCATCGCACACGTTGATGCTTTCGGCATGGTCGCACAGTCTTTCACCGACAGCGAATCCATGATCTGGTTCGTACTGGCCGGTCTCTCCGCATACCTTACTTTCATGTACTGGTATAAAGGAAATGCCATGTGCGGCGCTGCTCTTGGCATGTCCTGCAACGGAACATTCTCCTTCTGGGGCCCCTTCTGCTGCTGGATTGTCCTTGGCGTTGCCATGGGTATGGAAGGCTGGGATATGCCTCCCGTCGCATGGGCAGCAGCAGTAATCATGGTAATCGGTATCTTTATCATCTCCATGAACCCCCTGGACCTGTTCAAGAACAACGAGGAGGCAAAATAATGATCCCTCTTAACTACGCTATCCTGAAGCACTTCACTAAAGTGGAAGAAGCCTGCGCTGACTGCGTCATGAACGCCCTTAAAGATCAGTACGGAACCTTCAAGGCTTTTAAAAAGCCCTCAGTCATCAACGCCCTGATGACCGCAGAAGCAAACGGACTCATTGAAGAGTCCCGCTTCGACCTCGACTCCAATCAGGAACTGCGCGTTTACTACCGCGCTCACGCTGAAGGAGCCGAAACAATCAATAACTACATCAAAGGTTAATAGCCAAATACCTCACCAAAGCAAGGGGAGCTGTCTCGCAGAGACGCTCCCCGCTTTCGTCTCTAGAGGTAGGCACATCAACGCACGGAAAGATTCTGTTGAAATAATCTTCGAAATACCGGACCATAAGAACTGGAGGAGAGACCAGTGAAGTACAAGGAACGCTATTTCATAGGGGACATGAGCAAAATCTGTAACATCTCCAAAAAAGCACTGCGTTATTACGATCAGATTAATCTCATCCCCTCACAGCGACACGATTACAATAACTACAGGTATTACACCCGGGAATCCCTGCTCTCAGTCCCGGTTATCAAATATTACAAGCAGATGGGTTTCACTCTCGAAGAGATGAAGGAATTCATTGAGGGCAGCGCGCAACACGTATTCAAATCCATACAGCACTCGTTCCGGGCCAAAATCAGGGAACTTGAGGACGAGCAGGAAAAAATCCGCCGCAGGCACGTATCGGTCAAAGACTGGTATGAACTGGTCCGCGAAGCGGAAATGGTAATCGACAACAACATAAACGAAGTTTCAATCAAGTACATTGAGAGCAACGACCTGCTCTTTCAGGACCAGAAATTTGAAGACGACCTGCAATGGTCGATCATCAATCTTGAATTCACCCAGCATGTGGAAGATGTGAATAACGAGATAACCGGCCCGGTCATCATCAACTTCTCATCACGCAAAAAACGCATCGAAGGCGAAGATCAAGAGATTAAGATGCTGCAAAAAACAGTTATTCCTTGCAGCGAAGAAAACACATATGAATTCGGCGGGGACATGATGCTCTCCTGTTACCATCTCGGAGCCCACGAAGACATCCATAAGACTTATATGAAAATGGAACGCTGGGCAGCCAACACAGGTTACATACTGAGTGAAGATTCCTTTGAACGGTTCGTAACCGATTACTGGACCACCAATAACAGTAAGAAATTTGTAACCGAAGTCCTGATCAAATGCTCGCGGCACGGCGATCAGGATTATTAGTCCCGCTCCTCAACACGCATTAAATATCGGCCTGCTTCACTTTTGGAGCAGGCCTTTTTTATGAACCTGTCCATTTTTTATGGACACTGGGGTCGGACATTTTTTAACATCCAAGACTCATCAATCCCCATAAATGAGGAAGACCAATGCCCCCCGTAGCTGAAATAAATTTCAAAGACTACCGCAGTTCCGTAAAAAAGGCACTGGACAGAATTGAAGCAGCCGAAGCTATTGCCACTGAAAATAGAATCCTGCTCAAACCCAATCTGGTTAATGCTTCCACACCCCCGGTGACTACTGAGCCTGAATTCTGCCGCGCGGTAATTGAATACGTACAGGCAGCCAACCCGGACGCGGAAATAGTAATCGGCGAAGGATGCGGGGATTTGAATTATGAAACTGATGAAATATTCAAGCTGCTCGGCTATGAAAAACTGGCTGAAGAATACGGAATAGAGCTGCTGGACCTGAATCACGCCCCGCTTTGTGAGAAAAAACTTGAAGGGGCCAAAGTCTTCCCGACCATCTTCCTGCCGGAGATCGCTTTCAGTCATAAGATCATTTCCCTGCCCAACCTCAAGGCCCATTCGCTGGCCGGGATAACCGGGGCCATTAAAAATATGATGGGCTTTGCGCCCCCGGCCCATTACAACGCCGGAAGCTGGAAAAAATCATTTTTTCATCAGCAGATGCAGCAATCGGTGAGGGAATTGAATATGTTCATTCCACCGTGGCTCTCAATTATGGACGCTAGCGTGGGGCTGGCAGAATATCATCTCGGCGGTGCGCTGTGTGACCCTGATCCTGAACTGGTCCTCGCCAGCTTCGATGCGCAGGCCCTTGACCGCAGGGCCGCGGAAATCCTCGGCCTCAACTGGCGGGATATCGGTCACCTGCGCTAATAAGCGGACTAAATAAATCGGCGCAAAAATTTCACACATCTGTTTCTCTTTTAAGCGAACCTGTAAGGTGGTATGTCTTTGCGCATATCACCTTATTTTATGATAAAAGGATTGCCATGAATAATAAGAAATGGGGGGAGACGGAAAAGAGCCAGTGGCTGGCCGAAGTCTCTCTTGAGAAAAACTATAAGCAAGATGTTTTGGACAGAATATCTGGATTGCCGGATTCATTCCGCGTGGAAAAATACGGTCAGCTGTCCCACGATCAGTCGCGTTACCCGCTTTATGCGCTTCTATCCGCTGATTGGTCTGCAAAGCTGCCCACCGCGCTGATCACCGCCGGGGTACAT contains:
- a CDS encoding MerR family transcriptional regulator, whose product is MKYKERYFIGDMSKICNISKKALRYYDQINLIPSQRHDYNNYRYYTRESLLSVPVIKYYKQMGFTLEEMKEFIEGSAQHVFKSIQHSFRAKIRELEDEQEKIRRRHVSVKDWYELVREAEMVIDNNINEVSIKYIESNDLLFQDQKFEDDLQWSIINLEFTQHVEDVNNEITGPVIINFSSRKKRIEGEDQEIKMLQKTVIPCSEENTYEFGGDMMLSCYHLGAHEDIHKTYMKMERWAANTGYILSEDSFERFVTDYWTTNNSKKFVTEVLIKCSRHGDQDY
- a CDS encoding DUF362 domain-containing protein, with the protein product MPPVAEINFKDYRSSVKKALDRIEAAEAIATENRILLKPNLVNASTPPVTTEPEFCRAVIEYVQAANPDAEIVIGEGCGDLNYETDEIFKLLGYEKLAEEYGIELLDLNHAPLCEKKLEGAKVFPTIFLPEIAFSHKIISLPNLKAHSLAGITGAIKNMMGFAPPAHYNAGSWKKSFFHQQMQQSVRELNMFIPPWLSIMDASVGLAEYHLGGALCDPDPELVLASFDAQALDRRAAEILGLNWRDIGHLR